The genomic interval TTCACCACGCGCCGTATGGTTTGGATGAGCGACGGGATGTCCACCTTGGTGTCCTGGTAGATTCGGAAGAGCCACTCAGGGTTCCGGCAACAGAGGTGCCGCGGGACCTCCCGGCTTTGCAGGATCCGGGCCTGCTCGGCCCGGTCTAGGTGGCTGATGCCCCCCTGGTCCCAGGGCCGCTCTGGGTGCGTGACTGTGTTCTCTGGCAACGTGTTCCGCCAGGCTACGTACTGGAGGTCCATGCCGGGCAGCGTGGCCAGTGTCTTATAGGGGGTGTAGTGGTCAGGGTTGACGGCATAGGGAAAGAGCTCCACCACGGCTGCCCCGCGGGGCAGGAAGAGGGCAGTGACCAGCTGGGCCCCGTGCATGCTGACCAGCATGGAGGCGTTGCTGACCAGCCGCACCACGTCTGCGAAGGCGTGGTCCTCCAGGGACACCGTCACGGTCTTCATCTGAAACTCCTGGGCCAGTGCCAGCAGCAGCTCCGCCTCATTCAGGATGAGTCTGTTGTGGGTGCGGGTGAAGACCAGGAGGTACTCCTCGCCCAGGGGGCTGCCTGCGTGGCTCACGTTCAGCTTTTCCGTCAGGAACCTGGCAAACTGCCGGATCTCGTTGCCCGAGACGAGGATGTTGGCCTTCGGGCCCTGGGGCTGGACGAAGCCGTACTGGTACCAGGTGGTGATCTTGGAGAGGCCCACGAAGGCATGGGAGAAGCAGAGCAGCCGGCCCAGGGCCTTCAGCTGCGCCCGCAGGAGGGGCTGCTTGGGGCTGAGCAGCTTGTAGAGGTCAAAGTGGGCGCCCTCGCCCCAGCCCTCCATGAAGAAGAGCCGGGCCTCGCGGGCCAGGCCGGGGAACTGCCGCAGGGTGTAGAAGAGGGGCAGCAGGTCGTCGTGGAAGACGTGCATGAGGTTGTCGGGGTTGAAGCGGTTGGCGATGAGGGCCACGTCAGGCACGAACGCCGGCTTGGGCATGAAGCGCAGGGCGGCGGCCGGCAGCTCCACGAAGTTGAAGTACTGGGTGTTGTGGTCCTCCACGGTGGACAGGTCGAGCAGGGCCGGCTGGAAGCGCCGGGAGCCCAGGCTGGGCAGCATCACGGAGGCGTTGCCGTGGAAGAAGATGAACTCCTCGGCCTCGCTGGAGTAGCAGAGCCACTTGAAGCGGCAGAGGCGGTCAGTGTGCGTGCGGCCGGTGCACACCATGTGCGTGCCACCTTCCGTCAGGATCTGCAGGGCCTTCGCGTAGTCGATCCGCATGGCGGGGGCGGGCTCCGGGGCTCGGCTGCCGAGggccagctcctcctccagggagGCGGCGTGCTCGCGCAGCCTCACGTGCTTCCACAGCACGGCTGCCAGCACCGACACCAGGAGGGCGTTGAGCACCGCCGAGAGGTGCATCCTAGCGCCGCAGTGAGGCCCTAGTGAGACGACGGCCCCTGGAAAGCACCTCGGGCCTGGCGGGCTTTACCCATCCCTGCAGGCACCCGGAGGACCAGCAGAGGCCTgcgggaggagagaaggaaaaggaaaaggtgtCTGCACTGTGTGTCTGGAGTCACCCCGAGCGCCCGCTCTGCGCCAGGCATTGCGCTGGGCTCTGCTACGGCGCTGGGTCCTTGCGTCTCTCTGCACATTTGAAGACACGGTAGGCTAGACCGTTGTTCAAAAATAttcactcccctccctcccctgctgctTCCATGGGGGAATATACATCCCTGCACCTGGACTTCGGGCTTGGCCACATAAcctgctttggccaatgagatgttAGCAGACAGAACATATCAGAGGCTTGATAAGCGCTTGTGTGACTGTCTTTGCCCTCTTTATACTTAGGATGTTGCCATGAGAAGAATGTGTGCAGCCTAACTTCctggtcccaggagaagagatcTGTGTGTGGAGCACGGCTGCTCCAGCCACGCTCAGTCTGGCTCAGCTGACCCCCAGATTTGTAATTGAGTCCAGCCAAGATCATCAGAACCACCGGTCAAACCCAGCCAAGACCAGGCAACACAGAGACACGTGAGCTGAATAAGTGCTTCTTATTGTAGGTCACTGAAATTCTGGGGCTGTTTGTTATGAAGCGCTGCTGCAGCAGAAGATAACCAGCAAAGGTATCTGTGACAAGAGGCCTCAGGGAAAATCCCCATTAAGGGCCCGACATTCCTGGTACTGCAAGGTAAGGACTTCACCTTACCATGGGCACATATGGGACAGAAGGCTTGTGAGCGCAGTTCCCAGGCTGCACACCAGGACCCCGCATGCCCCTTCTCAGGACACGTGGCACACACGCATGGGGGAGACAGGGAACATCTGCTCTTGCTTAATGCTCCTGTTTGGAAATCACGCCTGCTGGTTTTTAGATCTCCATGAAAAGATGGGTAGAAACTTGTTCCCTCAGTGCTCCACTAAGAGGACTGTGTCTGAATATCACCACTGACAATGGTTTTGTATATTGAGGCAAAACCTCCAAAGGGTTAAACTTCCTgtcccacatacacacacctacaGGGAGGCCTGGCTGAGCTGTGGGCATTTGCTCCCATTTTTTCCGTACCACCAGGAAGGGTATCATACCTGCTCTGAGGCCCAGGACTGTTCAAACGATCGAAGAATCTCGCCCTCAGCCCTCACAGGAGCAGCACGGGTAACACCTGACACCAGCCATGGGGTGAGAGAACGGGGCAGGGGCAGCTGCCTTCTTAGCTGGCTTTTCACTGCACCTTCAGTCAGCCCTGTTCACCTCTAGGGCAGGGTCTCTCTAAGCCCAGAAACCCTGTAGCTGAGAAATCTGTTTAAGCATCAGTCAGCGTTTCTCAGTCTTTTCAAACCCATGCACCCACTAATAATACAGAGAAACTCTTTCATGCCTCAAACTGACCTGTAAAGTCCAGCATCCCCTTCCCCCAAGAATCTCTCACACACAAGACTCTCTTCTGCAATATCTGCTCCCCAAGACAACAGGATTTCATCAACTGTTACTTTCTGAAGTTcgtattttatatctatatctgtaatatgtaaaataatattgcTGCTATACTTTCCCAAATATGTGTCCCCATCTAGAAATTCTCCACCCAGCCTCACCAGCTAAGAACTACTTTGTCATAAGGTTGAACCACGTTAAACTGCTGAGAGTTGACAATTTCCGACCAGTGTCCTATGGTCCTGCCACGGGAACCAACTATCCTTACCACCACCGTGGTACAGACAGTACCAAGGCAGCTCGAGAGAGAAAACCTGGCGTACCCAAGTAGGGGAGAAGAGACAGATCTCCCTTACAGAAATCCAGTTGATAAATGCAGAAGCaatgatggaaaaagaaaatcaccatttggcaaaCATCACAGCAATAACTGTTTCAGGCAAGATCTACTGagggatgctaaaattagtgggtgaAAGTATGATGAGAAACAGGAAATCTGCATAGTCTCCAAGTATCTCCCTATGAGATACATACTAATGACAAAggtaaaaatagacattttacagCAGAGAAGCTTGGCAGGCATCCCCTGAACCAAATAATCAAcattaacatcaccagtaataatATACTCACATCGTGTACCCCTTGATAGGATGTGCTAAGAAGTTACCTCATTTCTGGAGCCTTCTTGCCCAAACTACATAACTGCAATCTATATTTCTAAATGGGGAAAACTTGGTTCCAGTTCTAGCTCTGAATATGGTCTATAGATTagttaataaagaaaacattaaaccCAAATTGaaggatattctacaaaatacctgaccaggaCTCTTCCAGAGTTAAAGTCATAAAAGACAAGGGAAGACTGAGGAGGTCCCAGATTGGACGAGAGTAAGGAGAcaagacaactaaatgcaatgtggacTCCTGGgccagaaaaaggacattagtaggACAATGGCAGAATCTGAATAAGGTTCATGGTACAGTATCAAGCctgtgttaatttcctggttttgatacttATACTGTGGTCGTGTAAGacgttaacattaggggaagctgagtGAAGCGTTTTTGTAACTCTGATGTAAgtctcaaattatttcaaaataaaaagttattaaagaatTAGATAACTTAAGAAACAAGAGGACATAAGTATTTATAGGTAAAATAACATGTATGTGGTTTGTTCTAAAATACTCCAGCAAAAAAGGCATGGAGAGAGATGGAATAAGACAGCAGGATATTGGTAGTTGAAGATGATGATGGGGTCTTTTTTTGATCCCTTTTGAGTTTGACATTTTGCatatgaaaaagttaaaaaggaaacaaagaatcaaATAGATCACTattacaaaatgaaagaatactGGATAGTGGATGAGTAataaattaatgctcagaaaaaataataaaataaaataaagctttccCTGGAGAGATGGGAGGCAGATGGGTGCGGCATGAGCTGATGCATGCTTTGCTCTGACCGTAGACAAGAACGGCTTCCAACAGCAGCTAAAGCTAAAACACACACCCGGGAAACATCAGAAAGCAAGACCCCCAGGAAATGAGGAAAGACCCACCTCCAACCTGAGCAGGCATCTGGGCCCCCAGGTACTCACCGCCTCTCTAGTCAGCGTTCTGCTACCTGCCCCTCGCCCAGGTGTCCTTGTGGTGAAAGGCAGGCTTGGCAGCAGGTGGAGAGGTGGAGCAGGGGCCACAGGCGGGCAGGAGGACCTGGGGGATGTGTGTGCAGCAGCCAATCCCAGTTGTCACTGAGCTTGCAGGCCTTGGGGCAAAGCTTATGGGAACCAGGGAACATGGGGGTAGGGACCTCGCGGGGCCAACAGGCAACTAGGCAGAGACCAGCCTTAGGGCCTGGGGAATGGGAAGGACGGCTTCTAATCAGATGGTAAgtcctccacccaccccaggccctgCCGGAATGGTGCTGACAGAAGGCAGGACAAATACAGACTCGCCCACGTGGACCTCTCATGGACGCTTCAGGCTTTCCAGTTACCCTTCCAAgagggaaaatggaagaaaagtttTGCTGGGGATGGACAGAACATCTCCCTAGAAATAAAGCATGGTGGTTAAAGCATGGGGCCCTGAGGTCAGATTGCCTGGGTTTCTAACTTTACCACTTACGGGCCAAGCGGGCTGCGCCAACATCTGATGAGAACGGTCACGTAAATCCCCCAATCCCATCCTGCCCACATGAGATGGCCCAAGGCGTGTCCTACACTGGCTCCCAGAGCTCCTAACGGATTAAGTGGATTACACAGTTGCCCGCAGCGGGAACTGGCCTTCTCCCCGACCCTGTCTCATTTCCCCACTGCCCTGTTCATGTGTATTGCGATCAAGTGCAAGCAATCTACTTGCACTTGAATCCTTGTCTCCGAATCTGCTTCTGGGGGAATGTTAATTAACGCAGATATTATTGTATTTTgcccctgtggagacagatggaaaGCTGCCCTTGTACTCTCCCCTGCTGTGAAACAGCCAAAGTGTGGTAGTGAGAAAGCCAACAAGAACTCAGGCAGTCACTGCTTATTATAAAGTCCTCCCAGCCTGTTCCCCATGGTCCCGCCTCTGTGTctgtccacccccccccccacccccaattgcACCGCAGCAGCCTGCAGATGCCAGAAGAAGGATCAGGCAAAATCCtcagaaatgttttcaaaagatAACAGATGGAGACAAAGAGTACATTAATCACACCCTGGCTCTAAAGAAGCCAAGACTCTCCTAAGTCCTGTCTGCTGGCCGAGGAGATACAACTTCTCTGGACCAGGTACCAGGCTGCTGGAAGAGGAGGGCAGTGTCCCTGCTGCCTTCCCCAGTGGAGTCTCGTTACAGAGGCAGATTAAGGGCACCACTGGCCAGGGGCAAGGAGGCAAATGAAAGGGGCCAACTCAATGGCCTGGGAGACACCTTCTCTGCTTGTGGTGCCGAGGGCTGACTACAGAACTGTGTTCTTTGGACATAAACTTGTTACATGGAAAAGACAGTCCCTCTTGGACTTCTAAGGTGCGGCATCAATAGCTTGGATGGCGTTGTCTTCAGCACACCTACTCCCTGGCCTGGGGGTCCCAGGAGGGGAGGAGCCTGTCACTTATTATGAGCAGACCACTCTTGTCTCAAGTTACCTGTCAAGCCACTCTGTCCCAAAGCCTGGTCTGGAGCAGTGGACCCTCTCCCAGGAGAGGTAAGCGGCAGGGAGACCAGGGGAGGACGGCCATGCTAAGACAGAACAAGGCCTCAAGGCTTACAAAGGGCACATGCCCAGAGCACCTGTCTTCCAGCAAGGAGGCAAGCTCTGAACAGATCCCCAACCCCTCCTGAGGCCTGGTTCTGTGGCACATGGTGGAAAGCTGTGCCCTTGAGTCGTCCATGACGTAGGTCCTGAGATTCCCTCCTTCAGTCTCTTGACAACAGGCTCTGTTAGAGGTGGGCAGGCAGGGCACTGACCTTACGTAACTCCCACTACGGCACAGCCAGCAGCCAAGCAGGATGGACGCCAGCCACGGCGCTCCTCCCCCCAGGGGACAGCACTGGCAGTGTGCGGGGCAGGGCAGCCTGAACTTCCTGTTGACTCACCCAAAGGAAGATATGTCCATATCTCCATCCATTTCTATCTATATCTGTTCATGAACCTGAGTCCAAAGACTTAGGAGAACATGCAGAAAACGGGAGTGAGGCTCTGCATCAGCCTAAGTTAGAGCAGGGTATGAGCAAGAGATACaaacactaaaaaagaaagaaagacacccCTGTCCTCAAGGTTCTCCCTGTGGCAGAGCAGACAAGAGGCTGCTGTGAACACCTGACGTGGTGCAGCTGTCACAGAGGCAGGGAACACATTCTCGGGAGCGCTAACACAGGA from Delphinus delphis chromosome 10, mDelDel1.2, whole genome shotgun sequence carries:
- the POMGNT2 gene encoding protein O-linked-mannose beta-1,4-N-acetylglucosaminyltransferase 2, which translates into the protein MHLSAVLNALLVSVLAAVLWKHVRLREHAASLEEELALGSRAPEPAPAMRIDYAKALQILTEGGTHMVCTGRTHTDRLCRFKWLCYSSEAEEFIFFHGNASVMLPSLGSRRFQPALLDLSTVEDHNTQYFNFVELPAAALRFMPKPAFVPDVALIANRFNPDNLMHVFHDDLLPLFYTLRQFPGLAREARLFFMEGWGEGAHFDLYKLLSPKQPLLRAQLKALGRLLCFSHAFVGLSKITTWYQYGFVQPQGPKANILVSGNEIRQFARFLTEKLNVSHAGSPLGEEYLLVFTRTHNRLILNEAELLLALAQEFQMKTVTVSLEDHAFADVVRLVSNASMLVSMHGAQLVTALFLPRGAAVVELFPYAVNPDHYTPYKTLATLPGMDLQYVAWRNTLPENTVTHPERPWDQGGISHLDRAEQARILQSREVPRHLCCRNPEWLFRIYQDTKVDIPSLIQTIRRVVKGRPGPRKQKWTVSLYPGKVREARCQASVQGASEARLTVSWQIPWNLKYLKVREVKYEVWLQEQGENTYVPYILALQNHTFTENIKPFTTYLVWVRCVFNKTLQGPFADVLVCNT